Below is a window of Bacillota bacterium DNA.
CCGCCCCCTGGAGGCGCCTCTCCTCTCGTCGGTAACCCTAAGCTCCTCTCACTGAGGCCCTCTCGGTCCCTCGTCCTCCTTAGGCGCTATCACGACCCGCCTGTAGGGCTCCTCTCCCTCGCTGAACGACGTGACTCCCTGGCAACGCTGAACGGCGAGGTGGACTATGCGCCGCTCCATCGGGTTCATGGGTTCCAAGGTGGCCCTTCTGCCTTCCCTCCGTACCCGCTCGGCCACGGTCACCGCCAATCTTTCCAGGGAGCGCGCCCTCTTCTCCCGGTAACCCTCCGCGTCGACGACTATCCTGAACCGGTCCTCCTGCTCCCGCCCGGCGCGTTCCGCCACCCGCATCCATCGCCCGGCCACCAGGTTCACAAGGTGCTGGACCGCGTCGAGGGTGGCGCCTCGTCTCCCGATGAGACCGCCCAGCCCCTTCCCTTGGACATCGAGTCTCAGGACTCCATCAACTTCCTGGGCGCTCACCGATACACCGGCAAATCCCATGTGCCTCAACAATTCCCCAAGGAACTCCCTGGCCTTTTCCGCAACGTCCACCTCAACGCTCTCGGTCTTGGCGGTCACCCTCACGCGAGCCGGCCTCTGCCCCACCAGCCCAAGAATTCCCCTCGCAGGCTCTTCGAGCACCTCGATATCCGCTTCATCGCGGCCCAGGCCAAGCTCCTCAAGGGCTTCCTGGACCGCCTCGTCAACGGTCCTGCCGGTCTTCTCAACGCTTCGTATCATGCCCGGACTCCCCCTCTGAATCCCGCGGCTTAGGTGAGGTAGCCTTCGGAACGCTCCCCTTCCTCGGGCGCGTCACAGTCTCAACCACCAGCCCCGCCTGCGCCACCCGCCTTCCCATCCACCACTGCTGCGCCGCGGCCAGTAGGGTGGTAACCACCCAGTACAAAGTGACTCCGGCCGGAAAGCTCAGGCTGATCCAGATGATGAACGCCGGCATTATGAGGTTCATCATCTTCTGGCTCGGGTCCGTGCTCATCATGATCGATTGCAGGTAGGTCGCTGCCCCCGCCAACACGGCCAGTATCACATCTGGCTTCCCCAGGTTAGGCATCCAAAGGAACCGCTGCTCAAACGGGTAGTTTCTCAACGCGGTGAAGAGCGCCCATATGATCGGGAGCTGAATCAGGGTAGGCCAGCACCCGCCGAGAGGGTTCACCTTGTGCTCCCGGTAGAGCTCCATTACCCTCTTTTGCATCTCTTCAGGCTGTGACTTGTACTTCTCCTGGATCTCCTTTACCTTCGGTTGGAGGAGCTTCATCTCCTCCATGGCCTTCGTCTGCTTCACCGTGAGCGGATACGTGACTACCTTCAGCAGGATCGTCAAGGCGATGATCGCGAGCCCGTCGCTCCCGGTCACATCCCGGAGGAACTGAACTATGGAGTTGATAATGCCCGTGAGAGTCAATACAAGCACCCTCCTGTCGCTTCTCAATCCCCGTCGCGCCTACGGGACCGGGTCGTACCCTCCGGGATGAAATGGATGGCACTTCACGATCCGTCTCGCAGCGAGATAAACCCCCCTGAACACGCCATACTTTCGTATGGCCTCGTACGCGTACGCCGAGCACGTGGGGTAAAACCTGCAAGTGGGCC
It encodes the following:
- the yidD gene encoding membrane protein insertion efficiency factor YidD, whose product is MALLCVWVYRNCLSPLKGRPTCRFYPTCSAYAYEAIRKYGVFRGVYLAARRIVKCHPFHPGGYDPVP
- a CDS encoding protein jag, coding for MIRSVEKTGRTVDEAVQEALEELGLGRDEADIEVLEEPARGILGLVGQRPARVRVTAKTESVEVDVAEKAREFLGELLRHMGFAGVSVSAQEVDGVLRLDVQGKGLGGLIGRRGATLDAVQHLVNLVAGRWMRVAERAGREQEDRFRIVVDAEGYREKRARSLERLAVTVAERVRREGRRATLEPMNPMERRIVHLAVQRCQGVTSFSEGEEPYRRVVIAPKEDEGPRGPQ
- a CDS encoding YidC/Oxa1 family membrane protein insertase, translated to MTLTGIINSIVQFLRDVTGSDGLAIIALTILLKVVTYPLTVKQTKAMEEMKLLQPKVKEIQEKYKSQPEEMQKRVMELYREHKVNPLGGCWPTLIQLPIIWALFTALRNYPFEQRFLWMPNLGKPDVILAVLAGAATYLQSIMMSTDPSQKMMNLIMPAFIIWISLSFPAGVTLYWVVTTLLAAAQQWWMGRRVAQAGLVVETVTRPRKGSVPKATSPKPRDSEGESGHDTKR